The region GGCAAATCCGGTCTGGTCGGACGCAAGATCGCGGCGACGCTTAGCAGCACCGGTACGCCGGCTTTTTTTCTCCATCCGGTGGAAGGGGCCCACGGCGATTTGGGCATGATCCGGCCCGAGGACGTCATTGTGGCCATTTCCTATTCCGGCGAAACCGATGAGCTCAACAACATTCTGCCCAGCCTGAAA is a window of Deltaproteobacteria bacterium DNA encoding:
- a CDS encoding SIS domain-containing protein, with translation MCSPETGQDWLAKAKRVLDVEAQGLAAVRDRLNGTFVRALELMAACSGRVVITGLGKSGLVGRKIAATLSSTGTPAFFLHPVEGAHGDLGMIRPEDVIVAISYSGETDELNNILPSLK